One region of Halomicrobium sp. LC1Hm genomic DNA includes:
- a CDS encoding Eco57I restriction-modification methylase domain-containing protein encodes MSQATLSSEPYTNSALFSGYYLDERVSDLEAWDCDDDARDAFEQLQQLWDLERDLVASYKEDELLDSWIDEVLDILGFGTLSETTIPDSGGYNDRLLFESDETRRDGALRNKNGETEAMYGLASAVLEAKQWDADFTERFSEKRSYRDASHQIKYYLEHTPEDMQWGILTDGRKWRLYGTKDYATEIYYEIDLPELLDTGTLEQFKYFYAFFRPDAFRETAGTTFLDTVWSESETAAQELGADLQDNVFTALRVLGEGFLHTNDLDIDPEDEAAREELKEQSLVLLYRLMFVLYAESRGLIHPDDPDSRSEYEEHFSLDQLRSEIHEDISSGDSFDDYSGHSTQMWGRLQDLFGLVDEGEESLGIPPYNGGLFDDDSHEFLAANEVSDRHIAEVIYRLGTTEGEDGEFVLADYADLDTRHLGSIYEGLLEHEFRIAPETYAAVAEDGGQVWKPGSEVSVSEAIETVEEGELYVVNDDGERKATGAYYTPDYVVSYIVEETIDPLLDDIKAELEADGLEPSDTEYFRRFWQQVLDLKVLDPAMGSAHFLTSATGYLTEQVMEVVREQEIQSYDEQELRREIAKECIYGVDINGMAVELGKLSMWLETLAADQPLAFLDHHLKAGNSLVGSDITEVLSDDVEDDGGQLTLGQAFARARQQTLEHVMELMQDLLAIDNETLEDIKSMEELYGEIRDDPLYQRLFEVANVHTAEEFGLDVPDGVYEEMAGAIENEDEWDEIRDNDWFRSAQAMADDEDFFHWELEYPEVFFGDDGEKLDGAGFDAVVGNPPYVRIQELRTNVPEQAEYLTKYRSSTKNFDLYANFTEKGYDLLNERGYLGFIEPHKFFQNEFGEGIRSYLAEKGALQKVLSFGHGQVFENASVYTCVLILGSRQSKGHDYAEIQPSDLKVGEAPNYRSIEPDLDGEPWVFKSPEVLQIIDQIEENDLSLGEATEKIYQGIITSADDIYLVKKIDQRGDLTLVENGMGDQFEVETELLHPFLKGQDVKRYAPLDPPQHVIRPYQNTNNSLEFIPQDDLQVNYPRVHSYFKNHESDLRSRDSGGMDNERWYDFTRAQNLGEFTKEKLVTPEISYKGNFTYDINGVFHKSAVYGVTSAEDVDSHYLLTVLNSDLLWFYLQSTGYVLRGGYFRFKTDYLEPFCLPDSQTAKEKNLPPSLKQSVKSILSEITCDQFSIHASLCSLAKEQLNCQKVRNSLNLSLQDHLGSYSDGQTLADIGLTQPPEGSADSILQQTAEEKPNLRVGEATVVRESDATVEIRLTARYKPEDEDSYETDQWGYTETEPLPALRITDLTETEADLIEAFVPVAVDEAGGFADFRETATKTNSLVDRLRKLTLPAVDDVREGLESYTETVERAAELEAKIEQTDELIDEIVYELYGLTDEEIEIVEEAVGDD; translated from the coding sequence ATGAGTCAGGCGACACTCTCCTCCGAACCGTACACCAATTCGGCGCTTTTCTCGGGGTACTATCTCGACGAGCGCGTCAGTGATCTCGAAGCGTGGGACTGCGACGACGACGCCAGGGACGCCTTCGAGCAGCTACAGCAGCTCTGGGATCTCGAACGCGACCTCGTCGCCTCGTACAAGGAGGACGAACTCCTCGATTCGTGGATCGACGAGGTCCTCGATATACTCGGGTTCGGGACTCTCTCTGAGACGACGATTCCGGACAGCGGCGGCTACAACGACAGGCTCCTCTTCGAGTCCGACGAGACGCGGCGGGACGGGGCACTCCGCAACAAGAACGGCGAGACGGAGGCGATGTACGGGCTCGCTTCGGCTGTCCTCGAAGCCAAGCAGTGGGACGCCGACTTCACCGAACGCTTCAGCGAGAAACGCTCCTACCGCGACGCGTCTCATCAGATCAAGTACTATCTCGAACACACTCCCGAGGACATGCAGTGGGGCATCCTCACGGATGGCCGCAAGTGGCGGCTCTACGGGACCAAAGACTACGCCACCGAGATCTACTACGAGATCGATCTTCCGGAGTTGCTCGATACCGGCACGCTCGAACAGTTCAAGTACTTCTATGCCTTCTTCAGGCCCGACGCGTTCCGGGAGACCGCCGGGACGACGTTCCTCGATACCGTCTGGTCGGAGAGCGAGACGGCCGCTCAGGAACTCGGTGCGGATCTGCAGGACAACGTCTTCACCGCGCTACGCGTTCTTGGCGAGGGGTTCCTCCACACCAACGACCTCGACATCGATCCCGAAGACGAGGCGGCGCGCGAAGAGCTGAAAGAGCAGTCGCTGGTGTTGCTCTACCGGCTGATGTTCGTCCTCTATGCGGAGTCGCGGGGCCTGATTCACCCCGACGATCCCGACTCGCGAAGCGAGTACGAGGAGCACTTCAGCCTCGATCAGCTACGATCGGAGATCCACGAGGACATCTCGTCGGGGGACTCCTTCGACGACTACAGTGGCCACTCGACCCAGATGTGGGGACGGTTACAGGACCTCTTCGGGCTCGTCGACGAGGGCGAGGAGTCACTGGGGATCCCGCCGTACAACGGCGGTCTGTTCGACGACGACAGCCACGAATTCCTGGCGGCAAACGAGGTCTCGGACCGCCACATCGCCGAGGTGATCTATCGGCTGGGGACGACCGAAGGCGAAGACGGCGAGTTCGTGCTGGCCGACTACGCCGACCTCGACACGCGCCACCTCGGGAGCATCTACGAGGGGCTGCTCGAACACGAGTTTCGCATCGCGCCGGAGACGTACGCCGCCGTCGCGGAGGACGGCGGACAGGTCTGGAAGCCCGGCAGCGAGGTGAGCGTCTCCGAGGCCATCGAGACGGTCGAAGAGGGAGAGCTGTACGTGGTCAACGACGACGGCGAGCGAAAGGCGACGGGCGCGTACTACACGCCCGACTACGTGGTGAGCTACATCGTCGAGGAGACGATCGATCCGCTGCTCGACGACATCAAAGCCGAACTGGAAGCCGACGGGCTGGAGCCCAGCGACACCGAGTACTTCCGTCGGTTCTGGCAGCAGGTGCTCGACCTGAAGGTACTCGATCCGGCGATGGGGAGCGCCCACTTCCTGACCAGTGCGACGGGCTATCTCACCGAGCAGGTGATGGAGGTCGTCCGCGAGCAGGAGATCCAGAGCTACGACGAGCAGGAGCTTCGCCGGGAGATCGCCAAGGAGTGCATCTACGGCGTCGACATCAACGGCATGGCCGTCGAACTCGGCAAGCTCTCGATGTGGCTGGAGACGCTGGCCGCCGACCAACCCCTGGCCTTCCTCGACCACCACCTCAAAGCGGGGAACTCGCTCGTCGGATCGGACATCACGGAGGTGCTGTCCGACGACGTAGAAGACGACGGCGGACAGCTAACCCTCGGGCAGGCCTTCGCCCGCGCTCGCCAGCAGACCCTCGAACACGTCATGGAGCTGATGCAGGATCTGCTCGCCATCGACAACGAAACCCTCGAAGACATCAAATCGATGGAGGAGCTGTACGGGGAGATCCGCGACGACCCGCTGTATCAGCGACTCTTCGAAGTGGCGAACGTCCACACCGCCGAGGAGTTCGGCCTCGACGTGCCCGACGGCGTCTACGAGGAGATGGCCGGCGCAATCGAGAACGAAGACGAGTGGGACGAGATTCGCGACAACGACTGGTTCCGGTCGGCCCAGGCGATGGCCGACGACGAGGACTTCTTCCACTGGGAACTGGAGTACCCCGAAGTGTTCTTCGGCGACGATGGGGAGAAGCTAGACGGGGCCGGGTTTGACGCTGTGGTCGGGAATCCGCCGTATGTGCGGATACAAGAACTTCGTACAAATGTTCCCGAGCAAGCCGAGTATCTCACGAAGTACCGGTCTTCAACGAAGAATTTTGACCTCTATGCGAATTTCACTGAGAAAGGGTACGATCTACTCAATGAGAGGGGTTACCTTGGGTTTATTGAGCCACATAAATTCTTCCAGAACGAATTCGGAGAGGGAATTCGGAGCTATTTAGCTGAGAAAGGTGCACTTCAAAAAGTCTTGTCCTTTGGACATGGACAAGTGTTCGAAAACGCTTCTGTCTACACATGTGTTCTCATTTTAGGTTCACGTCAGAGTAAGGGTCATGACTATGCAGAGATTCAGCCCTCTGACCTCAAAGTTGGTGAAGCTCCCAATTATCGATCTATTGAGCCAGATCTTGATGGAGAGCCTTGGGTGTTCAAGTCACCCGAAGTGCTTCAAATAATAGATCAAATTGAAGAAAATGATTTGAGTCTTGGAGAAGCGACGGAAAAAATATACCAAGGAATTATCACAAGCGCAGATGATATTTATTTAGTCAAGAAAATCGACCAGAGGGGAGACCTGACTCTTGTTGAGAATGGGATGGGAGACCAATTTGAAGTCGAAACTGAGCTGTTACACCCCTTCTTGAAGGGTCAGGATGTAAAACGGTATGCTCCCTTAGATCCACCACAGCACGTAATTCGTCCCTATCAAAATACAAACAATAGTCTAGAATTTATACCACAAGATGATCTACAGGTCAATTATCCCCGAGTACATAGCTATTTCAAAAATCACGAATCAGACCTCCGAAGTCGTGACAGTGGCGGGATGGACAACGAACGATGGTACGACTTTACCCGTGCACAAAACCTAGGAGAATTCACAAAAGAAAAGCTGGTAACTCCCGAAATCAGCTACAAGGGTAACTTCACTTACGACATAAATGGTGTTTTCCATAAATCTGCGGTCTACGGTGTTACGTCAGCAGAGGATGTAGATAGCCATTACCTCCTTACAGTATTGAATAGCGATCTCCTGTGGTTCTATTTGCAGAGTACTGGATATGTTCTCCGTGGTGGCTACTTTAGATTTAAAACAGACTACTTAGAGCCGTTCTGCCTGCCAGATTCACAAACTGCAAAAGAAAAGAATCTGCCACCTAGTCTTAAACAAAGTGTCAAAAGTATCCTTTCAGAGATCACCTGTGACCAATTCTCTATCCACGCAAGTCTCTGCTCCTTAGCTAAAGAACAATTAAATTGCCAAAAGGTGCGGAATTCTCTTAATCTCTCCCTCCAAGACCACCTCGGCTCATACTCCGACGGCCAGACCCTCGCCGACATCGGCCTCACCCAACCACCAGAGGGCTCCGCCGACTCGATCCTCCAGCAGACCGCCGAGGAGAAACCGAATCTCCGCGTCGGCGAGGCCACCGTCGTCCGCGAATCCGACGCGACCGTCGAAATTCGACTGACGGCCCGCTACAAGCCCGAGGACGAGGACAGCTACGAAACGGACCAGTGGGGGTACACCGAGACCGAGCCGCTGCCGGCGCTGCGGATCACCGACCTCACGGAGACCGAAGCGGACCTGATCGAGGCGTTCGTCCCCGTCGCCGTCGACGAGGCCGGCGGCTTCGCGGACTTCCGCGAGACGGCGACGAAGACGAACTCGCTCGTGGATCGACTCCGGAAGCTCACGCTGCCCGCCGTCGACGATGTCCGGGAGGGGCTGGAGAGCTACACCGAGACCGTCGAGCGCGCCGCGGAACTGGAAGCGAAGATCGAGCAGACCGACGAGCTGATCGACGAGATCGTCTACGAACTCTACGGGCTGACCGACGAGGAAATCGAGATCGTCGAGGAAGCGGTGGGCGACGACTGA
- a CDS encoding phosphoglycerol geranylgeranyltransferase: protein MSTWADWDHIVKIDPDKSLVAGETFEDVAATGTDAIEIGGTTGMTEEKMARVVEACGAHDIPVYIEPSNPASVVHSNRHDGYLIPVVMNAGDVTWITGAHKEWIRIDDDIDWSRTFTEAYIVMNPEASVASYTQANCDLDADEVAAYAEAAEHLLGQEIVYVEYSGMLGDPEKVAAADEILDDATLFYGGGIHDYDSARQMATHADTIVVGDLVHDEGVDAVRETVEGAHDATAATPPGE from the coding sequence ATGAGCACGTGGGCGGACTGGGACCACATCGTCAAGATCGACCCAGACAAGAGCCTGGTCGCGGGCGAGACCTTCGAGGACGTGGCCGCGACCGGAACGGACGCGATCGAGATCGGCGGCACGACCGGCATGACCGAAGAGAAGATGGCCCGCGTCGTCGAGGCGTGTGGGGCACACGACATTCCCGTCTACATCGAGCCGTCGAATCCCGCGTCGGTCGTCCACAGCAACCGTCACGACGGCTACCTCATCCCGGTCGTGATGAACGCCGGAGACGTGACCTGGATCACCGGCGCGCACAAGGAGTGGATCCGCATCGACGACGACATCGACTGGTCGCGCACGTTCACGGAGGCCTACATCGTGATGAACCCCGAGGCCTCCGTCGCCAGCTACACGCAGGCGAACTGCGATCTCGACGCCGACGAGGTCGCGGCCTACGCGGAGGCCGCAGAGCACCTCCTGGGCCAGGAGATCGTCTACGTCGAGTACTCGGGGATGCTGGGCGATCCCGAGAAGGTGGCCGCCGCCGACGAGATCCTCGACGACGCGACGCTGTTCTACGGCGGCGGCATCCACGACTACGACTCGGCCCGCCAGATGGCGACCCACGCCGACACGATCGTCGTCGGCGACCTGGTCCACGACGAGGGCGTCGACGCCGTCAGAGAGACCGTCGAGGGCGCGCATGACGCGACGGCGGCCACGCCGCCGGGCGAGTAG
- a CDS encoding HAD family hydrolase: MTTPAAVVFDLDGTLCEGTQVEGSLYEAAFAATDVEPFGSPGELWAALDGPPEPDPEDERSSLAAGFRRVGAQHGRRGVPADALAAGLIDAVDYSAVAYRAGAEAALAAAREHGPVAVMTNGPARRQRPKVRTLGLDERVDAVVYAGDMERRKPHPEPFARVCRAIETPPETTLYVGDSLENDVAGAHGAGLRAAWCPQAERDPGQYRPEHVFDGPADLDGVV; encoded by the coding sequence ATGACGACGCCCGCGGCCGTCGTGTTCGATCTCGACGGGACGCTCTGTGAGGGGACACAGGTGGAGGGATCTCTCTACGAGGCCGCGTTCGCGGCGACCGACGTGGAACCGTTCGGCTCGCCCGGCGAGCTGTGGGCCGCCCTCGACGGCCCGCCAGAGCCCGACCCCGAAGACGAGCGGTCGTCGCTGGCGGCGGGGTTTCGCCGCGTCGGGGCACAGCACGGCCGTCGGGGAGTGCCGGCCGACGCGCTCGCTGCGGGCCTGATCGACGCCGTCGACTACAGCGCCGTCGCCTACCGGGCGGGGGCCGAGGCGGCGCTGGCGGCGGCGCGCGAACACGGTCCGGTCGCGGTGATGACCAACGGCCCGGCACGGCGACAGCGGCCCAAGGTCCGGACGCTCGGGCTCGACGAGCGCGTCGACGCCGTCGTCTACGCGGGCGACATGGAGCGACGGAAGCCCCACCCCGAGCCGTTCGCGAGGGTCTGTCGAGCGATCGAGACGCCGCCGGAGACGACGCTGTACGTGGGTGACTCACTGGAAAACGACGTGGCTGGCGCACACGGCGCGGGGCTCCGGGCGGCCTGGTGTCCCCAGGCCGAGCGCGATCCCGGTCAGTACCGCCCCGAGCACGTCTTCGACGGACCGGCCGATCTGGACGGGGTCGTATGA
- a CDS encoding DNA topoisomerase I — protein MELIITEKENAARRIAEILSDGAATAERENGVNVYRWGTKRCMGLSGHVVGVDFPPEYADWRDVEPAELVEADVVKSATQENIVATLRKLARRADEATIATDYDREGELIGKEAYELIREETDVPVDRVRFSSITDREVREAFANPDEIDFDLAAAGEARQVIDLVWGAALTRFLSLSARQLGDDFISVGRVQSPTLKLIVDREREIQAFDPEDYWEIFGDLQGDDAAFEAQYFYDDDGSEAERVWDEATADSVYEDLAALDAATVTSVRKRTRTDAPPEPFNTTAFISAAGSLGYSAQRAMSLAEELYTAGYMTYPRTDNTVYPEDLEPDELLDEFVGSRAFGEDAESLLEQDEIAPTEGDEETTDHPPIHPTGELPPRGELDDDEWEIYELVVRRFFATVAEPAKWAHLRVVAEAAGHSLKANGKRLLEPGYHAVYPYSSASENVVPAVSEGDTLAMSDVTLEAKQTQPPRRYGQSRLIKKMEEFGLGTKSTRHNTIEKLYDRGYIEDDPPRPTTLAEAVVEAAEEFADRIVSEEMTAQMEADMSAIASGEATLDAVTTESREMLERVFEELADSREEVGDYLQESLKADKTLGPCPECGEDLLVRRSRQGSYFVGCDGFPECRFTLPLPSTGEPQVLDERCDDHGLNHVKMLAGRDTFVHGCPRCEAEKADETDDEVIGACPECGADHDGELAIKRLRSGSRLVGCTRYPDCEYSLPLPRNGDIVVGEDRCEEHDLPEISIVDDEDDDDPWELGCPICNYAEYQARNAIDDLEDLNGIGGATAEKLAAVGIDEPADLRSVEPDEIAANVQGVSASQIEDWQAELAD, from the coding sequence GTGGAACTGATCATCACCGAAAAGGAGAACGCCGCCCGCCGCATCGCAGAGATCCTCAGCGACGGCGCTGCGACCGCCGAGCGGGAGAACGGCGTCAACGTCTACCGCTGGGGGACCAAACGCTGCATGGGACTGTCGGGCCACGTCGTCGGCGTGGATTTCCCGCCGGAGTACGCCGACTGGCGCGACGTCGAGCCGGCGGAGCTGGTCGAGGCGGACGTGGTCAAGTCCGCGACCCAGGAGAACATCGTCGCGACCCTGCGCAAGCTGGCCCGCCGGGCCGACGAGGCGACGATCGCGACGGACTACGACCGCGAGGGGGAGCTGATCGGCAAGGAGGCGTACGAACTGATCCGCGAGGAGACCGACGTGCCCGTCGACCGCGTGCGGTTCTCCTCGATCACCGACCGCGAGGTCCGGGAGGCCTTCGCCAACCCCGACGAGATCGACTTCGACCTCGCCGCCGCCGGTGAGGCCCGACAGGTGATCGACCTCGTGTGGGGCGCGGCGCTGACCCGATTCCTCTCGCTGTCGGCCCGACAGCTCGGCGACGACTTCATCTCGGTGGGCCGCGTCCAGTCCCCGACCCTGAAGCTGATCGTCGACCGCGAGCGCGAGATCCAGGCGTTCGATCCGGAAGACTACTGGGAGATCTTCGGCGATCTCCAGGGCGACGACGCCGCCTTCGAGGCCCAGTACTTCTACGACGACGACGGCAGCGAGGCCGAGCGCGTCTGGGACGAGGCGACCGCCGACTCCGTCTACGAGGATCTGGCCGCACTCGACGCCGCGACGGTCACGTCCGTCCGCAAGCGGACCCGCACCGACGCGCCCCCGGAGCCGTTCAACACCACCGCCTTCATCTCCGCCGCGGGGTCGCTCGGCTACTCGGCCCAGCGGGCGATGAGCCTCGCCGAGGAGCTGTACACCGCCGGCTACATGACCTACCCCCGGACGGACAACACCGTCTACCCCGAGGACCTGGAGCCGGACGAACTGCTGGACGAGTTCGTCGGCAGTCGGGCCTTCGGCGAGGACGCCGAGTCGCTGCTCGAACAGGACGAGATCGCCCCAACCGAGGGCGACGAGGAGACGACCGACCACCCGCCGATCCACCCGACCGGAGAACTCCCCCCGCGGGGCGAGCTGGACGACGACGAGTGGGAGATCTACGAGCTCGTCGTCCGGCGCTTCTTCGCGACGGTCGCCGAACCCGCGAAGTGGGCCCACCTCCGGGTCGTCGCCGAGGCCGCCGGCCACTCGCTGAAGGCCAACGGCAAGCGCCTGCTCGAACCCGGATACCACGCCGTCTATCCCTACTCCTCTGCCAGCGAGAACGTCGTTCCAGCCGTCTCCGAGGGCGACACGCTCGCCATGAGCGACGTGACCCTCGAAGCCAAACAGACCCAGCCACCGCGTCGCTACGGACAGTCCCGCCTCATCAAGAAGATGGAGGAGTTCGGGCTGGGCACGAAGAGCACCCGCCACAACACCATCGAGAAGCTCTACGACCGCGGGTACATCGAGGACGACCCGCCGCGGCCGACGACCCTGGCCGAGGCCGTCGTCGAGGCCGCCGAGGAGTTCGCCGACCGGATCGTCAGCGAGGAGATGACCGCCCAGATGGAGGCGGACATGTCCGCGATCGCAAGCGGCGAGGCCACGCTGGACGCGGTCACCACAGAGTCCCGCGAGATGCTCGAACGCGTCTTCGAGGAGCTGGCCGACTCCCGCGAGGAGGTCGGCGACTACCTCCAGGAGTCGCTGAAAGCCGACAAGACGCTCGGTCCCTGTCCGGAGTGTGGCGAGGACCTGCTCGTGCGCCGTTCGCGGCAGGGGTCGTACTTCGTCGGCTGTGACGGCTTCCCCGAGTGTCGCTTCACCCTCCCGCTGCCGTCGACCGGCGAGCCCCAGGTCCTCGACGAGCGCTGCGACGACCACGGCCTCAACCACGTGAAGATGCTTGCGGGTCGCGACACCTTCGTCCACGGCTGTCCCCGCTGCGAGGCCGAGAAGGCCGACGAGACCGACGACGAGGTGATCGGGGCCTGTCCCGAGTGTGGGGCGGACCACGACGGGGAACTGGCGATCAAGCGCCTGCGCTCTGGCTCGCGACTCGTGGGCTGTACGCGCTATCCCGACTGCGAGTACTCGCTGCCGCTGCCGCGCAACGGCGACATCGTGGTCGGCGAGGACCGCTGCGAGGAACACGATCTGCCCGAGATCTCGATCGTCGACGACGAGGACGACGACGATCCCTGGGAACTGGGCTGTCCGATCTGCAACTACGCCGAGTACCAGGCCCGCAACGCGATCGACGACCTCGAAGATCTGAACGGCATCGGCGGCGCGACCGCCGAGAAGCTCGCGGCCGTCGGCATCGACGAGCCCGCCGACCTCCGGTCGGTCGAACCCGACGAGATCGCCGCCAACGTCCAGGGCGTGTCGGCCAGCCAGATCGAGGACTGGCAGGCCGAACTGGCGGACTGA
- a CDS encoding Rieske 2Fe-2S domain-containing protein has product MLGASELTTVAAVREQRSYVCTVRDNYGERDEVVVVPCEDGDAAVRAWINRCTHEAQRFDTGRGVAMRDGQMICPKHGSMFDSCSGDCDNGEAAGTTLPGVEVAVEDGTVYLADEDYTFVHEGTITDDDGDDGPSSTSHIGF; this is encoded by the coding sequence ATGCTCGGAGCGAGCGAACTCACCACGGTCGCGGCGGTCCGCGAACAGCGGTCCTACGTCTGTACGGTGCGAGACAACTACGGCGAGCGCGACGAGGTGGTCGTCGTGCCCTGCGAGGACGGCGACGCCGCGGTCAGGGCGTGGATCAACCGCTGTACGCACGAGGCCCAGCGCTTCGACACGGGCCGTGGCGTGGCGATGCGGGACGGGCAGATGATCTGCCCCAAGCACGGCTCCATGTTCGACAGCTGCTCGGGCGACTGCGACAACGGCGAGGCCGCGGGGACGACGCTGCCCGGCGTCGAGGTGGCCGTCGAGGACGGGACGGTCTACCTCGCCGACGAGGACTACACCTTCGTCCACGAGGGGACGATCACGGACGACGACGGCGACGACGGGCCGAGTTCGACCTCCCACATCGGCTTCTAG
- a CDS encoding UDP-N-acetyl glucosamine 2-epimerase, whose protein sequence is MSEMTVYEDRLARQMDRGEFVLAVVTATKPDFYKQAPVVDAARERGLPCFVLHTGQHYDDVLGHGLAEYDLEDRIAVDLGIRGGLSEKTAQVHERISELADRLEQWEDTTVLPLVHGDTHAAGIVPQAWQFATNQAVAHNEAGLRGMSPDFDFEADPAEAVEAQWEGEWSLNRAEPFPEQYDTFVGSAASHYHFAPVELNRDHLENEGYPAEVDGRERIPVVGNSVVDAIAQKTDADLEESIFDIYPVLEERDDWIRVDIHRRANLLPERFSAIVEAVIGLVEDGYNVNFLELTATRKALEAYGYRERLLDLEAERENFLFTGLWKKHAHVYEFLQSGQCLAELTDSGSMQEELNVIDETICLTARFNTDRPETVFDAETNLLVPPVSGESMTEMVEYVVETDAVRERIQSGETIYGENPAEQIVDFLDDRRDDVPFDWAHDRVGFETGDADFEYL, encoded by the coding sequence ATGAGTGAGATGACAGTCTACGAGGATCGGCTCGCCCGCCAGATGGACCGCGGGGAGTTCGTCCTCGCGGTCGTCACGGCGACGAAGCCAGACTTCTACAAGCAGGCACCGGTCGTCGACGCCGCCCGCGAGCGGGGCCTGCCCTGTTTCGTCCTCCACACCGGCCAGCACTACGACGACGTGCTCGGCCATGGGCTCGCGGAGTACGACCTCGAAGACCGGATCGCGGTCGATCTGGGCATCCGCGGCGGGCTCTCGGAGAAGACCGCACAGGTCCACGAGCGTATCAGCGAACTGGCCGACCGACTCGAACAGTGGGAAGACACGACCGTGCTGCCGCTGGTCCACGGCGACACCCACGCCGCCGGCATCGTCCCCCAGGCTTGGCAGTTCGCCACCAACCAGGCGGTCGCCCACAACGAGGCCGGGCTGCGCGGCATGTCGCCGGACTTCGACTTCGAGGCCGACCCCGCCGAAGCGGTCGAGGCCCAGTGGGAGGGCGAGTGGTCGCTCAACCGCGCCGAACCCTTCCCCGAGCAGTACGACACCTTCGTCGGCTCGGCGGCCTCACACTACCACTTCGCACCGGTCGAGCTGAACCGCGACCACCTCGAAAACGAGGGCTACCCCGCCGAGGTCGACGGGCGCGAGCGGATCCCCGTCGTCGGCAACTCCGTCGTCGACGCCATCGCACAGAAGACCGACGCCGACCTCGAAGAGAGCATCTTCGACATCTACCCCGTCCTGGAAGAGCGCGACGACTGGATCCGGGTGGACATCCACCGCCGGGCGAACCTCCTGCCCGAGCGGTTCAGCGCCATCGTCGAGGCCGTGATCGGCCTCGTCGAGGACGGCTACAACGTCAACTTCCTCGAACTCACCGCGACCAGGAAGGCCCTCGAAGCGTACGGCTACCGCGAGCGCCTGCTGGACCTCGAAGCGGAACGCGAGAACTTCCTCTTTACCGGGCTCTGGAAGAAACACGCTCACGTCTACGAGTTCCTCCAGTCGGGCCAGTGTCTGGCCGAGCTGACCGACTCCGGGAGCATGCAAGAAGAGCTCAACGTCATCGACGAGACGATCTGTCTCACCGCCCGCTTCAACACGGACCGGCCCGAGACGGTCTTCGACGCGGAGACGAACCTCCTCGTCCCGCCGGTCTCGGGCGAGTCCATGACCGAGATGGTCGAGTACGTCGTCGAGACCGACGCCGTGCGCGAGCGGATCCAGTCCGGCGAGACCATCTACGGCGAGAACCCCGCCGAACAGATCGTCGACTTCCTCGACGACCGACGCGACGACGTGCCCTTCGACTGGGCTCACGACCGCGTGGGCTTCGAGACCGGGGACGCCGACTTCGAGTATCTGTAG
- a CDS encoding dihydrofolate reductase — translation MPGERADIEIVLVAAVAENGVIGNDGELPWHYPADLKHFKETTMGHPVVMGRRTFEGIVADLGEPLPGRTNVVLTSQRRAFPEGAVGVGSITAAIDAARETGSDVAYVVGGATVYEQFRERADRLVLTEVHETYDGDTYFPEIEWERWTETSRDDRDSLSFVEYVRRE, via the coding sequence ATGCCGGGCGAGAGAGCCGACATCGAGATCGTGCTCGTGGCCGCCGTCGCCGAGAACGGCGTCATCGGGAACGACGGCGAGTTGCCCTGGCACTACCCCGCCGACCTGAAACACTTCAAAGAGACGACGATGGGCCACCCGGTCGTGATGGGGCGACGGACCTTCGAGGGGATCGTCGCCGACCTCGGCGAGCCACTGCCCGGCCGGACGAACGTCGTCCTGACGAGCCAGCGGCGTGCGTTCCCCGAGGGGGCCGTCGGGGTGGGATCGATCACGGCGGCGATCGACGCGGCCCGCGAGACCGGCAGCGACGTGGCCTACGTCGTCGGCGGCGCGACCGTCTACGAGCAGTTCCGCGAGCGGGCGGACCGGCTCGTCCTCACGGAAGTCCACGAGACGTACGACGGGGACACGTATTTCCCAGAGATCGAGTGGGAGCGCTGGACCGAGACGAGCCGCGACGACCGGGACTCCCTCTCGTTCGTCGAGTACGTCCGCCGGGAGTAG